Genomic DNA from Deinococcus sonorensis KR-87:
CGGGGGCGGCCGCGACTCGTGGGCTGGTCCTGCGTCAGCGCGTTAGTCTTCGGTCCATTCCAGCAGGTCGCCGGGTTGGCAGTCGAGGACGCGGCACATTGCGTCGAGGGTGCTGAAGCGCACGGCTTTCGCCCGGCCGTTTTTGAGGACCGCCACGTTGGCGGGCGTGAGGCCGACGCGCTCGGCGAACTCGCCGACGCTCATCTTGCGTCGGGCGAGCTGGACGTCGATGCGTACGATGATCGGCATCAGATCACCTCGTCCATGTCGGTCTGCAGGGCGGTGGCCTGCCGCAGCAGGGCGCGCATGACGATCATCAGGAGGCCCAGCACCGTCACCCCGATGAACCACGTGAACAGCAGCAGGGGCAGGCCGGGGTCGTCGGCGTGGAGGCCGACGTAGAGCAGGACGCCCGCGAGGATGATCCAGGCGGCGGCGATGGCGCGGACGATGACGTCGACCCAGGTCATGGAGACGCTGGTGAAGATGCGGTTGGCGCCGATGAGGGCCAGCAGCTTCCAGATGGCGAAGAGGACAACTTGGGCGCACAGGATCCAGAAGGCAAACACGAAGGTGAGCGGCCAGCGCAGGTGAGCGCTCTGCGGGTGCTGCTGAGCCATAAAGGCGAACTGTCCTGGGAAGGAGAAGGTCTGGAGCAGGAGGAGCACCACGAAGAGGGTCACCAGGGACACCCGCAGCAGGAGGACGGCCCAACGCTGAATCTGCATGTATTGACTATCGTTCACTATCTATCGAAAGTCAATATGAGGACGGGGGTCCTGACCACGAGGTCGCGACTCAGCGGGATTCCCTG
This window encodes:
- a CDS encoding helix-turn-helix domain-containing protein; the protein is MPIIVRIDVQLARRKMSVGEFAERVGLTPANVAVLKNGRAKAVRFSTLDAMCRVLDCQPGDLLEWTED
- a CDS encoding DUF2975 domain-containing protein; the protein is MQIQRWAVLLLRVSLVTLFVVLLLLQTFSFPGQFAFMAQQHPQSAHLRWPLTFVFAFWILCAQVVLFAIWKLLALIGANRIFTSVSMTWVDVIVRAIAAAWIILAGVLLYVGLHADDPGLPLLLFTWFIGVTVLGLLMIVMRALLRQATALQTDMDEVI